CCAGCCACATCTTTCTTTTTCCATATTCTGATCCATCATTTTCTACTTTTAATTATTAGCACAAATATATAAAAAGAGGCGAAATTCAGACGATAAATGTTTTTAAATAACGAATAAGCCCCCTTTATTTGTTATTATCAGGAAAATAGTTCGGCAAATTTCTGCATGTGGGTATTATCTGTACCACAACATCCCCCTACTATCTTTAAAGGAAAGTCTTTGTGCAAAGACATCATGCTTTCGGCCAGTTCTATTGGTGAAGAAGATTTCAGACATGCGCATTCATTCAGCTCTTCAGGGTTTAAACAAGATGCATTTGCTTGTATCCCTTTAAATCGGGTTCTTACCAACTGAGTATTATTTAGTGGATTGTTTAATGCCTGACGCAATATATCGGGATGCACACAATTAACGGTATAACATAAGGGATGAGTTTTTGTGTTGGAATCAATCCCAGCTATTGCGTCATTAATTGAGGTTCCATCCAATAACACACCCTCTTTGCGTATCATAAAACTAATTATATAAGGTAGACCGGTTGTCTCCATTGTTTGAGCCATGCCAATACTCTCAGCCAAAGCTGGCATTATGCCTGCAAATAAGAAATCAGCGCCAGCCTCTTTGAATGACTGCAGGTGAGGAAGATGAAATTTGATAGAATCACTTATTGATAAAGACATTGCTGGATCATAAGCATCTCCACGACAGCCCGTAAGTCCTCCAATATAAACAGGAGTTGAATATTCCGACCTTAACTGATTTAAGAATGCAACATTATCGGCTATTATATTTTTATCATGATAAACAGAGCGACTAACCCGCTCACTATTCACTCTTCTTGTAGGAGTCATTATCATAATAGGTAGCCGAAAAGATTCTGCAATATCCATGTACTGCTTATAAATATCAGCCAGGATATCTCTGTATTTATCGTCATATATCAATCCGGCATGCACAATATCATTATCCAGCGGGATGTGATATTCACGACGTAATCGTTCAACAATAGCACCTTCGGTTAGAATAATCGGAGTATTTTGATAAGTATCTGCAAAAGAAAGAGATTCCATTTCAATATCGGTTTTCTGCAAATATAACAAATAAAACGATTTATCCGATTAATGCCTAATTAACCAGATACCTTTGTTATATCTCAAAAAGAGCTAAAATATACAATAAATTCATTTTCTTTACTTATCATGATCACAA
This genomic interval from uncultured Bacteroides sp. contains the following:
- a CDS encoding homocysteine S-methyltransferase family protein; protein product: MESLSFADTYQNTPIILTEGAIVERLRREYHIPLDNDIVHAGLIYDDKYRDILADIYKQYMDIAESFRLPIMIMTPTRRVNSERVSRSVYHDKNIIADNVAFLNQLRSEYSTPVYIGGLTGCRGDAYDPAMSLSISDSIKFHLPHLQSFKEAGADFLFAGIMPALAESIGMAQTMETTGLPYIISFMIRKEGVLLDGTSINDAIAGIDSNTKTHPLCYTVNCVHPDILRQALNNPLNNTQLVRTRFKGIQANASCLNPEELNECACLKSSSPIELAESMMSLHKDFPLKIVGGCCGTDNTHMQKFAELFS